The window CGATTCGAGAAAGCTGACGAAGCCGATCGAGGCCTCGCCCAGGTGTTCCTGCTCCATCGGCGAATAAACGCGCAGCGCATGCGCACTCTGCTCGCCGCTGTGTGACTCGGCGGCCGTCGCCAAACCGTCCAGCCAGCTCAGCGCGTCCTCGATCTCCTCGTTCTCGAAGCCCACCGCAGAGAGCTTGCGAGACAGCTGCCGGTGATCGGGGCACGCGTCGGGCTGCCAGTAGTTTTCGTAGAGATACACGAGCACGTCGAACATGCGACAAGATACCACAGGGGGTGTCAGGCGAAGGGCGCCGCCGGCATTCGCCGGCACGGATGCGGGGCGTTCAGCGTGCAGGGTCTCAGGCCTGTACGAGGCGCTGGAACAACTGGCCTGGCAAACGAACCACGTCGCCACTCAGTTCAAGTGCCAGTAAGCGAGCGCTCAATTCGGCTGGGGGCCACCCGATCCGGGCGCTCAGTGCGTCAAGAGTGACGGGATCGTGGCCGAGGGCGGCCAGTACCGGGTCTTCTACGGACGGGCTTGACGTGGTGGGCGAGGGCCTGTCTGGCGCGTCGAACCACCGCAGTTCCTCAAGGATGTCCGCCGCGCTGTCGACCAGTTTGGCGCCCTGCTTGATCAGCGCGTGACAGCCGCGTGACTGGGGCGCGTGAATCGAGCCCGGAATCGCGAAGACCTCCCGACCGGCTTCGAGCGCCAGCCGTGCGGTGATCAGCGAGCCCGACTGCAACGCGGCCTCGACCACCAGCGTACCTCGGGTCAGGCCGGCGATCAGGCGGTTGCGCAGTGGGAAGTGTGCGGCAATCGGGGGCGTTCCCGGCGCGTACTCGCTCACCATCAGGCCATCGCGGGCAATCCGGTGAGCCAACTTCAGATGCCGCTTCGGATAGACGCGATCGAGCCCGGTGCCGACGACCGCGATCGTCGACCCCTCGCCTGCCAGTGCACCGTCGTGGGCGGCGCCATCGATGCCGAGCGCCAGCCCGGATACAACGGTCAGGCCGGCGTGGCTCAGGGCGGTGGCGAAGGCGCGGGCGTTCTCGGCGCCCTGCGGCGTCGGATTGCGGCTGCCAACCACGGCCACGCTCGGTGCATTCAGCAACGCCAAGCGGCCCACGGCATGGATCAGCAGGGGTGGGTCGGCGGTCTCGAGCAAAGCGCGGGGGTAGGCCGGGTCGCCGAGCGCCACCACGTGGCGCTCCTCCCCTGCGTCAAGCCACTGCCAAGTCGCTTCGATCAGTACGTCGAGCGAGGGGGGCGGCGACCGCAACGCCGCGGCCTTTTCCGCCGTCAGCAGCTCTCTCAGGGCGACGGGCGGAGCGTCAAAGACGGCCTGAGGGGAACCGAAAGCCGCCAGCAGGCGGCGCGCGGTATCCCTCCCGATCGACGGAGTTTCGAGCAAGCGCAGCCACGCTGCGAGATCGTCACGCTCGATCATGGCCGGCGGCGCAATGGCTCAGTGAGCGCCGGGACCCGGAGGGCGAACTCAGGGCTCGGTAAAGCGATCCCCGCGGGTGACCGGGTCGTTGACGTTCAGGATGAGCGCATACGACATGCGGTCGAACACGCGGAACACGAACAACAGTCCGTGGCGTTCATCGGGCAGGCGGATCTTCTGAGCCGGGCCCGCCTGTGTGAGATCGCGCTCCAGCGTCCCAGCCCGCCATAGCGCCAGGACGTGACCACGCTCCACGCCGTCGCGCGCGCCTTTGTTCAGCGAGACGATCTGGTTCTGGCCCGCGTTCAGGGCTTCGCCGTAGACCGACACGATGCGACCGCTGATGGGCGCTGCGGGTGGCCGCGGCACATAAGGCGTGTAATCCTTGGCCTGCGCCGGGGCCAAGCGGTTCGCCACGTTGGCCTCCAGCTTGGCGGACGTGATGCGGAACGTGGCCGGGACGACCTCGCCCTGGCTGTTGGTGCCGCCTTCCTTCTCGTATTCGGCCGTGGCGACGTAGGTGCCTTCGTAACCGAGGATGGCGTTCGTGTCGGGGTCGCGCAGTGCCTTGGGCTGCTGGAAAACGCGCCATTCCCGCACATTGGTCAGGTCGCCCCGCACGTAGGCGGCGTCGCCCTTGCCGAGCAGTACACGCCCTTCCTGGGCCGCGACGATGCGCGGCGCACGATCGAGTTCGTCGCTGTCGAAGATCACCGCATCGTTGAGGAAACCTTCGATGAACTTCAGCGGGACGGAGGCAATCGGGCCGTCCGAGGCCCCAGCATCGCGGACCCTCGGCGACAGCTTCAGCGTACCGTTCGGACCGCCCGCCATGCGCAGGCGGGCGCGGTCGCCATCCCTTTCAAGCAGCAGTTGCTGCCCGGGGTAGATCAGGTGCGGGTTGCGGATCTGGTCGAGATTCATGCCCCACAGCTCGGGCCAGCGCCACTGCCGCTTCAGGAACACGCCGGAGATGTCCCACAACGTGTCGCCGCGCTTGACGGTGTAGGTGTCGGGGGCGTTGGGCGCGAGTTCGGAGAGCGGCACGCCGGCCTGCGCGACTTGCTGGGCAGTACTCCGCTGTTGGGCGGTGATGGGGAAATTGGGCTCCGCCGCGGCGGCGGTCATCGAGACGCCGGCCGTCAGGGCGGACAAGAGAGCAGTGGCAACCACACCGAGGGGTCGGCGTGCAGCGGGGGCAATTCGTGTCATCGAGCTCTCTCCGTGGACGGCCGGCTCCAAGCTCCCCGGCGCCCTGTGGTCTTTGTGAGGCTTGTACCCGACCCTGCCGGTTGGGCGAAAATCCTCACTTCGTTTCGAAGATTCTGCCCATAAACCCTTGATGCCGCAATGAAACCGCCGGGCGCGCGGGTGCAGCCATCGGTAGCCCTTCACGCCCGCTCGTTGCTTGTGGCCCACACCGTCCCGAAGCATTTCGTTACTCTGCCATGCCGTTACTCGACATCCTGCGTTATCCCGATCCCCGCCTTCACACCGTGGCCAAACCGGTAAAGGAAGTCGACGAGCGCGTGCGCCAACTTGTCGACGACATGCTGGAGACCATGTACGACGCCCAGGGCGTCGGACTGGCGGCGACCCAGGTCGACGTGCACGAGCGCGTGATCGTCATCGACGTTTCCGACGATCGCAACGAGCCCCGGGTGCTGATCAACCCCGAGTTGCTGCAGGTCAGCGACGAGATGGTCGTGGGGGACGAGGGCTGCCTGTCGGTGCCGCAGATCTACGACAAGGTCCCTCGCCACGCGAAGGTCACGGTCCGGGCGTTGGGGCGGGACGGGCAGGCCTACCAGTTCGATGCCGAGGAACTGCTGTCGGTGTGCGTTCAGCACGAGATGGATCACCTGATGGGCAAGGTCTTCGTCGAGTACCTGTCCCCGCTCAAGCGCAACCGCATCAAGAGCAAGATGCTCAAGAAAACGCGCGACGAGGCGCGAGACTGAGGCGGACTGCGTGCGCATCGCATTTGCCGGCACGCCCGAGTTCGCGCGTGTTGCGCTGAGGCAGTTGCTGGACGCCGGGTTCGACGTTCCGCTGGTGCTGACGCAGCCCGATCGACCGGCGGGGCGCGGGCTCAAGTTGCAGGCCTCGGCCGTCAAGGCGCTGGCCGTGGAGCGCGGCCTGGCCGTGACGCAGCCGCGCAGCCTGCGGCTGGACGGCAAGTACCCGGATGACGCAAGCGCGGCGCGCGAAGCGCTCGAGGCGGCGCAGCTCGATGCGATGGTGGTGGCTGCCTATGGCCTGATCCTGCCGGCCTGGGTGCTGAAGCTGCCGGCGCGTGGGTGCCTGAACATCCATGCCTCCTTGCTGCCGCGCTGGCGCGGGGCAGCACCGATCCACCGGGCGATCGAGGCCGGCGATACGGAGACCGGTATCACCATCATGCAGATGGACGAAGGCCTGGATACCGGTGACATGCTGCTCTCCGAGCGCGAGTCCATCCGATCCGACGACAGCACGGCGACGCTCCACGACCGCCTGTCGGCGCTCGGCGGTCGGCTGATCGTAGAAGCGCTCGAGGCCGCCGCCTGCGGAGGACTGGTGCGGCGTCCGCAACCGGCGGAGGGCGTGACCTATGCCCACAAGATCGACAAGGCGGAGGCGGCGATCGACTGGTCGCGGCCGGCCGAGGAGATCGAGCGCCGTGTGCGCGCCTTCGATCCCTTTCCCGGGGCCAGTTTCCAGCAGGCCGGCGAGACAGTGAAGCTGTGGCGAGCCGCGGTGGCCCCGCAGCGAGGCGCGCCCGGCACGGTGCTGAGCGCTGCCGAGGGCGTGCTGCGGGTTGCCTGCGGTGACCTGTCGCTGGACCTGCTGCAGCTGCAGCGTCCCGGCGGCCGGCGCGTCGGGGCGCGGGATTTCCTGGCGGTTCGGTCGACACTGCAGGTCGGTGCAACACTGTGATGGTGCGGTGCGGGGATTGAACTCCCCGAGTTGTCCCGCATCTATGCCTGGGCGCCAGCGTGGCGCAGGAGCTGGAAACATGTTCAATCTGATGAAGACCGCCGTGCTGATGGCCGCCATCACGGCGCTGTTCATGGCCATCGGCTCGGTGCTGGGCGGGCAGCAGGGCATGGCGATCGCGCTGGTGGTCGCGCTCGGCATGAACTTCTTCAGCTACTGGTTCAGCGACAAGATGGTGCTGAAGATGTACAACGCGCAGGAGGTCGATGCGTCCTCCGCGCCGCAGTTCTACGGCATGGTGCGAGAGCTCGCCGCGAAGGCGGAGTTGCCGATGCCCAAGGTCTACCTGATCAACGAGGACGCGCCGAACGCGTTCGCGACCGGCCGCAATCCCCAGAACGCTGCGGTGGCGGCCACCACCGGCATCCTGCGTGTGCTGTCCGAGCGTGAACTGCGCGGCGTCATGGCACACGAGCTCGCGCACGTGAAGCATCGCGATATCCTGATCAGCACCATCAGCGCGACGATGGCCGGCGCCATCTCGATGCTGGCCAATTTCGCGATGTTCTTCGGCGGCCGTGGAAGCGACGGTCGGCCAGCCAACCCGATCGCCGGCATCCTGGTGATGCTGCTGGCGCCGCTGGCAGCCAGCCTGATCCAGATGGCGATCAGCCGGGCCCGCGAGTTCGAGGCCGACCGGGGCGGCGCCGAGATCTCCGGCGATCCGCAGGCCCTGGCCAGCGCGCTGCAGAAGATCCAGCGCTATGCCCAGGGGATCCCGCTGGAGGCGGCCGAGCGTCATCCGGAGACGGCGCAGATGATGATCATGAATCCGCTGTCCGGCGGTGGGCTGCGCGGCCTGTTCAGCACCCACCCGGCCACCGAGGAGCGCGTGGCCAAGCTGATGGCCATGGTTCCCCAACGGGTCTGACACCGGCGCCGACGTGAGGGGGCCGCTTCCGCAGGGCCCTTTTTGTCGGCGGGCTCAAGTGACGGGCGGCGTGACCGATAAGCCTGCGAAGCCTGTCCGCATCCATCATGTCGCCCCTCCGTATCCTTCCCCTGATCGCCCTGGCGCTGCTCGCCGGTTGCGACCTGCTCGGCACCGAGGCCGCCGAGAAGACGGCGGCTCTGAAAGAAGCCGACGGCAAGGCCATTGGCAGCGCCTGTCGGCATGCCGGGCGGGCCATCGAGGATTGCTACGCGCTCAATGCCAAGGCGCAGCGCGCTGCCGTCTTTGCCGGTTGGCGCGAGATGGACGAGTACATGCGCGAGAACAAGCTCGACGCTGTGGCGCCGCAGATACAGCGGCCGGGCAGCAAGCCGGTCGAATCGGAGGTCGCGAAGACCGATGCAGCGGCGCCGATCCCGGCTGAACCCAAGGCAGACAAGCGCAAGTCACATACGTCCTGAAGCGCCAGCGGCGTTTTGCGTCACGCAAGTGGTGGCCGCTGCAGGGCGGTGAGACCGCCCGACCGGTGGGACAATCGAGCGCATGTCGATGCCCTCCCTGCGCTCCGTGCTGCGTCACCCGGCCTACCGCACCGGACTGGGCGAAATGGCCGGGGTTTCGCTGGGCATCGCCGCCTGGGGATTGGTGACGGGCGTCGCGATGGTCAAGGGCGGTCTGTCGGTACCGCTCGCCCTGTTGATGACCTTCACGGTGTTCGCCGGCAGCGCGCAGCTCGCCACCATCCCGCTGATCGCCCTGAGCGCGCCGGTCTGGGTGATCTGGGCCACGGCCTTCTGCGTCAACCTGCGTTTCGTGATCTTCAGCGCGCAGTGGCGCCCCTATTTCATGCGCTTTCCCTTGAAGCAGCGCCTGATGCTGGGCTACTTCTCGGGTGACCTCAACTATGTGCTGTTCATGCGGCGCTATGCGGTGCCTCCGACGGACGGCGATGTGCCGGAGGGGCAGATCGAGTACTTCTGGGGATCTGTCAGCGCGAACTACCTCGCCTGGCAGATTCCCTCGGTGATCGGCATTCTGCTGGCGGACGTGGTGCCTACCCACTGGGGGCTTGGCTTCGCCGGTACGCTGGCCCTGCTCGGCCTGACCTATTCGCTGGTGTCGGACCGTGCCACGCTGCTGGCGGCGGTCGTGGCCGGGGCCGCAGCTGTCGCGGCCTTCGCGCTGCCGTTCAAGCTCTACATCGTCGTGGCGATCGCCGCGGCCGTGTGCATCGGGCTGATGATCGATGGCGGTGACGACGCCGGCCGTCGGCTTCGTGCCTGGCTGGATCGCACCGGCGCGCGCCGTCTCGACGCCCACGCGCGCGACAAGGAGTGCGTCGCTTGAGCACGGGTGAGTTCCTGCTCACGATTGCCGGGCTCACGGTCATCACCGTGGTCACCCGCTCGTTCTTCTTCCTGTCCGACCGCGAGCTGGCGCTGCCCGACTGGGTAAAGCGCGGCCTGCGCTACGCGCCGCTCGCCGCGCTGGCCGCGGTCGTGGTGCCGGAGATCGCCATGAGCCAGGGACAACTGATCGCCGAGCCCTGGCATGACGCCAGGGTCTATGCGGCCGCGGCTGCGACGGCCTACTTCTTCTGGCGCCGCGGCATTCTGGGCACCATCATCACCGGCATGGCCGTGCTGCTGCCCCTGCGCTTGGTGCTGGGCTGGTAGTCCACGGCGGCCGGAACGCGCGCCACTCGCCATTCCCTTCGTTTTCCCCACCATCCGAGGAGTCAGTCTTTGAAGGTTCTGCGGTTCTCCGATCTCATCCAGCAAGGTCGCGTCGCCGGCCAACGTGTCTTCATCCGGGCCGATCTGAACGTGCCGCAGGACGACGCCGGGCGCATCACCGAGGACACCCGCATCCGCGCCTCGATCCCCTGCATCGAGATGGCGCTGGCGGCCGGTGCGGCCGTGATGGTGACCTCGCACCTGGGCCGTCCGACCGAGGGCGAGTTCAAGGCCGAGGACTCCCTGGCGCCGGTCGCGCGCCGTCTGGCCGAGTTGCTGGGCCGCAAGGTGCCGCTGCTGCAGGACTGGACCGGCGGTGTCGAAGTCGCGCCGGGTGAACTGGTGCTGCTCGAGAACTGCCGCGTCAACAAGGGCGAGAAGAAGAACGACGAAACGCTGGCCCGGAAGATGGCCGCGCTCTGCGACATCTTCGTGCACGACGCCTTCGGCACCGCGCACCGCGCCGAGGCCTCGACCTATGGCATTGCGCAGTTCGCCAAGGTGGCCTGTGCCGGCCCGCTGCTGGCGGCCGAGATCGACGCCATCACCAAGGCCCTGAAGAGCCCGAAGCGCCCGCTGGTGGCCATCGTGGCGGGCTCCAAGGTCAGCACCAAGCTGTCGATCCTGAAGTCGCTGGCGGCCAACGTCGACCAGCTGATCGTCGGCGGCGGCATCGCCAACACGTTCATGCTGGCGGTCGGTCTGTCCATCGGCAAGTCGCTGGCCGAGCCCGATCTGGTGGATGAGGCGCGCGCCATCATCGACATGATGAAGGCGCGTGGCGCCGCGGTGCCGATCCCGATCGACGTGGTCGTGGCCGACGAGTTCTCTGCCATCGCACGCGCCAACAAGGTGACCGCCACCGAGGTGCGGCCCGATGACCTGATCCTCGACATCGGCCCGCGCACCGCGGCCGAGCTGGCCGGCATCATCGCGCGCGCCGGCACGGTGGTCTGGAACGGGCCGATGGGCGTGTTCGAATACGACCAGTTCGCCGGCGGAACGCGCACGCTGGCTGCGGCCATCGCCCAT is drawn from Methylibium petroleiphilum PM1 and contains these coding sequences:
- a CDS encoding phosphoglycerate kinase, whose protein sequence is MKVLRFSDLIQQGRVAGQRVFIRADLNVPQDDAGRITEDTRIRASIPCIEMALAAGAAVMVTSHLGRPTEGEFKAEDSLAPVARRLAELLGRKVPLLQDWTGGVEVAPGELVLLENCRVNKGEKKNDETLARKMAALCDIFVHDAFGTAHRAEASTYGIAQFAKVACAGPLLAAEIDAITKALKSPKRPLVAIVAGSKVSTKLSILKSLAANVDQLIVGGGIANTFMLAVGLSIGKSLAEPDLVDEARAIIDMMKARGAAVPIPIDVVVADEFSAIARANKVTATEVRPDDLILDIGPRTAAELAGIIARAGTVVWNGPMGVFEYDQFAGGTRTLAAAIAHSPAFSIAGGGDTLAAIAKYGIEKDIGYISTGGGAFLEVLEGKTLPAFEILEQRAAG
- the dprA gene encoding DNA-processing protein DprA is translated as MIERDDLAAWLRLLETPSIGRDTARRLLAAFGSPQAVFDAPPVALRELLTAEKAAALRSPPPSLDVLIEATWQWLDAGEERHVVALGDPAYPRALLETADPPLLIHAVGRLALLNAPSVAVVGSRNPTPQGAENARAFATALSHAGLTVVSGLALGIDGAAHDGALAGEGSTIAVVGTGLDRVYPKRHLKLAHRIARDGLMVSEYAPGTPPIAAHFPLRNRLIAGLTRGTLVVEAALQSGSLITARLALEAGREVFAIPGSIHAPQSRGCHALIKQGAKLVDSAADILEELRWFDAPDRPSPTTSSPSVEDPVLAALGHDPVTLDALSARIGWPPAELSARLLALELSGDVVRLPGQLFQRLVQA
- the fmt gene encoding methionyl-tRNA formyltransferase codes for the protein MRIAFAGTPEFARVALRQLLDAGFDVPLVLTQPDRPAGRGLKLQASAVKALAVERGLAVTQPRSLRLDGKYPDDASAAREALEAAQLDAMVVAAYGLILPAWVLKLPARGCLNIHASLLPRWRGAAPIHRAIEAGDTETGITIMQMDEGLDTGDMLLSERESIRSDDSTATLHDRLSALGGRLIVEALEAAACGGLVRRPQPAEGVTYAHKIDKAEAAIDWSRPAEEIERRVRAFDPFPGASFQQAGETVKLWRAAVAPQRGAPGTVLSAAEGVLRVACGDLSLDLLQLQRPGGRRVGARDFLAVRSTLQVGATL
- the def gene encoding peptide deformylase → MPLLDILRYPDPRLHTVAKPVKEVDERVRQLVDDMLETMYDAQGVGLAATQVDVHERVIVIDVSDDRNEPRVLINPELLQVSDEMVVGDEGCLSVPQIYDKVPRHAKVTVRALGRDGQAYQFDAEELLSVCVQHEMDHLMGKVFVEYLSPLKRNRIKSKMLKKTRDEARD
- a CDS encoding LysM peptidoglycan-binding domain-containing protein, which encodes MTRIAPAARRPLGVVATALLSALTAGVSMTAAAAEPNFPITAQQRSTAQQVAQAGVPLSELAPNAPDTYTVKRGDTLWDISGVFLKRQWRWPELWGMNLDQIRNPHLIYPGQQLLLERDGDRARLRMAGGPNGTLKLSPRVRDAGASDGPIASVPLKFIEGFLNDAVIFDSDELDRAPRIVAAQEGRVLLGKGDAAYVRGDLTNVREWRVFQQPKALRDPDTNAILGYEGTYVATAEYEKEGGTNSQGEVVPATFRITSAKLEANVANRLAPAQAKDYTPYVPRPPAAPISGRIVSVYGEALNAGQNQIVSLNKGARDGVERGHVLALWRAGTLERDLTQAGPAQKIRLPDERHGLLFVFRVFDRMSYALILNVNDPVTRGDRFTEP
- a CDS encoding DUF494 family protein, whose translation is MFDVLVYLYENYWQPDACPDHRQLSRKLSAVGFENEEIEDALSWLDGLATAAESHSGEQSAHALRVYSPMEQEHLGEASIGFVSFLESAGVLRAPMREMVIDRAMAIPAGPLAVEDLKIIVLMVFWSLGEEPDALILDELFVDDEDRLIH
- a CDS encoding AzlD domain-containing protein, whose amino-acid sequence is MSTGEFLLTIAGLTVITVVTRSFFFLSDRELALPDWVKRGLRYAPLAALAAVVVPEIAMSQGQLIAEPWHDARVYAAAAATAYFFWRRGILGTIITGMAVLLPLRLVLGW
- the htpX gene encoding zinc metalloprotease HtpX, whose amino-acid sequence is MFNLMKTAVLMAAITALFMAIGSVLGGQQGMAIALVVALGMNFFSYWFSDKMVLKMYNAQEVDASSAPQFYGMVRELAAKAELPMPKVYLINEDAPNAFATGRNPQNAAVAATTGILRVLSERELRGVMAHELAHVKHRDILISTISATMAGAISMLANFAMFFGGRGSDGRPANPIAGILVMLLAPLAASLIQMAISRAREFEADRGGAEISGDPQALASALQKIQRYAQGIPLEAAERHPETAQMMIMNPLSGGGLRGLFSTHPATEERVAKLMAMVPQRV
- a CDS encoding AzlC family ABC transporter permease gives rise to the protein MSMPSLRSVLRHPAYRTGLGEMAGVSLGIAAWGLVTGVAMVKGGLSVPLALLMTFTVFAGSAQLATIPLIALSAPVWVIWATAFCVNLRFVIFSAQWRPYFMRFPLKQRLMLGYFSGDLNYVLFMRRYAVPPTDGDVPEGQIEYFWGSVSANYLAWQIPSVIGILLADVVPTHWGLGFAGTLALLGLTYSLVSDRATLLAAVVAGAAAVAAFALPFKLYIVVAIAAAVCIGLMIDGGDDAGRRLRAWLDRTGARRLDAHARDKECVA